The following proteins are co-located in the Microtus ochrogaster isolate Prairie Vole_2 unplaced genomic scaffold, MicOch1.0 UNK87, whole genome shotgun sequence genome:
- the Ier3 gene encoding radiation-inducible immediate-early gene IEX-1, producing MCHSRNHLHTMTALPAPAPAPSASSELRRGSGPEIFTFDPLPEPAVASSTRLNTSRGHRKRSRKVLYPRVVRRQLPTEEPNIAKRVLFLLLTIVFCQILMAEEGVSQTLAAEDATGAASPEPISAPITAPPFFEPFNLTSESSDYALDLKAFLQQHPAAF from the exons ATGTGCCACTCGCGCAACCATCTCCACACCATGACTGCCCTGCCGGCCCCGGCTCCCGCTCCCTCCGCCAGCTCGGAACTCCGGCGGGGCTCCGGTCCCGAGATTTTCACCTTCGACCCTCTCCCGGAGCCGGCGGTAGCGTCCTCCACGCGTCTGAACACTTCCCGCGGACACCGAAAACGCAGCCGAAAGGTGCTCTACCCTCGAGTG GTCCGGCGCCAGTTGCCAACCGAGGAACCCAACATTGCCAAGAGggtcctctttctcctgctcacCATCGTCTTCTGCCAGAtcttgatggctgaggaaggtgTATCGCAAACCCTGGCCGCAGAGGATGCTACCGGTGCCGCGTCACCTGAACCCATCTCTGCGCCCATCACTGCGCCGCCCTTCTTCGAGCCCTTCAATCTGACCTCCGAGTCCTCGGACTACGCTCTGGACCTCAAAGCTTTTCTTCAGCAACACCCAGCGGCCTTCTAA